Proteins encoded by one window of Caldisericaceae bacterium:
- the rpsD gene encoding 30S ribosomal protein S4, translating into MAVYHEPLCRICRAQQKKLFLKGDKCFTKSCPLEKGRGIPGQKQIVLHMNKPTDYKMHLNEKQKVKAMYGVLERQFRRYFDIAIRQKEIPTGDKLLELLERRLDNVVYRMGFAPNRITARQLVSHGHILVNKKKVNIPSLILKKGDIVEVKESSRKMPIIQQSLEERSSFPNWLEINKDGFVGSIKEIPHIPDLALDINPTLIVELYSK; encoded by the coding sequence ATGGCAGTATATCATGAACCTCTTTGTAGGATTTGTAGGGCACAGCAAAAGAAACTTTTTCTCAAGGGAGACAAGTGTTTCACAAAATCTTGTCCTTTAGAAAAAGGGAGAGGTATACCAGGTCAAAAGCAGATAGTTTTGCACATGAATAAACCAACTGATTATAAAATGCATTTAAATGAAAAGCAGAAAGTAAAAGCAATGTATGGCGTTTTAGAAAGGCAATTTAGAAGGTATTTTGATATTGCTATAAGACAGAAAGAGATACCAACTGGTGATAAACTTCTTGAATTACTAGAGAGAAGATTAGATAATGTTGTTTACAGGATGGGCTTTGCACCAAACAGAATAACTGCTCGTCAATTAGTTTCTCATGGGCACATACTTGTGAATAAGAAAAAGGTTAATATCCCATCTTTGATTCTTAAAAAGGGGGACATTGTTGAGGTGAAAGAGTCATCTCGTAAGATGCCTATCATCCAACAGAGTCTTGAGGAAAGAAGCTCTTTTCCAAACTGGCTTGAGATAAACAAAGATGGATTTGTTGGAAGCATCAAAGAAATTCCACATATACCTGACCTTGCGCTAGATATTAATCCAACATTAATTGTAGAGTTATATTCTAAATAA
- the rpsK gene encoding 30S ribosomal protein S11: MKKKQAKTKKKVQKLTGNAKVYINSTFNNTIVTVTDEEGNVVCWSSSGANGFKGTKKGTPFAAQVAAQKASEEAITLGAKKVSVLVKGGGPGREVAIRALQSSGLQIEEIKDITPIPHNGCRPRKLRRV, translated from the coding sequence ATGAAAAAAAAGCAAGCAAAAACAAAGAAAAAGGTCCAAAAGTTAACTGGGAATGCTAAGGTGTATATTAATTCAACTTTTAACAATACCATTGTTACAGTGACAGATGAGGAAGGTAATGTTGTGTGTTGGTCATCTTCTGGAGCTAATGGGTTTAAAGGCACTAAGAAGGGAACTCCATTTGCAGCCCAAGTTGCAGCACAAAAGGCAAGTGAAGAAGCAATTACACTTGGGGCAAAAAAGGTTTCTGTCCTTGTAAAAGGTGGTGGCCCTGGTAGAGAAGTTGCAATTAGAGCATTGCAGTCATCGGGTCTTCAAATTGAAGAAATTAAAGATATTACTCCGATTCCACATAATGGATGCAGACCAAGAAAGTTAAGAAGGGTATAG
- the rpsM gene encoding 30S ribosomal protein S13, giving the protein MARIAGVDLPREKRIDIALTYIYGIGKKNCYDVLKEANVPLKKVKDLTPEEIKAIEDVIREKYVVEGDLRKIVAANIKKLIEINCYRGIRHKRSLPVRGQRTRTNSRTRKGPKKTVGSVRKSA; this is encoded by the coding sequence TTGGCACGTATAGCTGGTGTAGATTTACCAAGAGAGAAAAGAATTGATATAGCACTTACCTATATTTATGGAATTGGTAAGAAGAATTGCTATGATGTTTTGAAGGAAGCTAATGTTCCTTTAAAAAAGGTGAAGGACCTTACGCCTGAGGAAATAAAAGCGATTGAAGATGTAATAAGAGAAAAGTATGTTGTTGAAGGCGATTTGAGAAAAATTGTGGCAGCAAACATTAAAAAACTTATCGAGATTAACTGTTATAGAGGCATTAGACATAAACGATCTCTTCCTGTTAGAGGACAAAGGACGAGAACCAATTCAAGGACAAGGAAAGGTCCTAAGAAGACAGTTGGTTCAGTAAGGAAGAGTGCGTAA
- the rpmJ gene encoding 50S ribosomal protein L36, protein MKVRTSVKKLCPKCKIVRRRGKLTVICENPKHKQRQK, encoded by the coding sequence ATGAAAGTAAGAACTTCGGTTAAAAAGTTGTGTCCAAAATGCAAAATAGTAAGGAGAAGGGGTAAACTTACGGTAATATGCGAAAACCCCAAACATAAACAAAGACAAAAGTAG
- the infA gene encoding translation initiation factor IF-1, translating into MHNDQVIEAEGVVVETLPGTMFKVKLENGKIVLAHISGKMRLNFIKILPGDRVKLEFSPYDLTKARIVYRL; encoded by the coding sequence ATGCATAACGATCAAGTAATTGAAGCTGAGGGCGTTGTTGTAGAAACTCTTCCAGGAACCATGTTTAAAGTAAAGCTTGAAAATGGTAAAATTGTGCTTGCCCACATAAGTGGGAAAATGAGATTAAATTTTATTAAAATTTTACCTGGAGATAGGGTAAAATTGGAGTTTAGTCCTTACGATCTTACTAAGGCAAGGATAGTTTATAGACTTTAG
- the map gene encoding type I methionyl aminopeptidase, translated as MIVIKTEEEIEKIRKSGKILRLVLDMVRENIKPGVKTIELDLKAEELINRSGGIPAFKGYRGFPNALCISINDEVIHGIPSDRVIQDGDIVKIDGGVILDGYYSDAAITVIAGSPKNKRDVDLVDAVEKAFYEGVSVIKPGARIGDIGYRIQTFVKSRGFSVLRDYTGHGVGKRLHEDPPIPNFGSVNTGFPLKPGMTLAIEPMITAGDYRVYTDKNGWTVKTVDGSNSAHYEHTIAVLDGSVEILTE; from the coding sequence ATGATTGTAATTAAAACAGAAGAAGAAATTGAAAAAATTAGAAAATCTGGTAAAATACTAAGATTGGTGCTTGATATGGTTAGAGAAAATATAAAACCGGGTGTTAAAACTATTGAACTTGATTTGAAGGCAGAAGAGTTAATAAACAGAAGTGGTGGAATACCTGCATTTAAAGGTTATAGAGGTTTCCCTAATGCTTTGTGTATTTCTATTAATGACGAAGTGATACATGGAATCCCTTCCGATAGAGTGATTCAAGATGGTGATATTGTGAAGATTGATGGCGGAGTAATACTTGATGGTTATTACTCTGATGCTGCGATAACTGTTATTGCAGGTTCACCAAAAAATAAAAGAGATGTAGACCTTGTTGATGCTGTTGAGAAAGCCTTTTATGAAGGAGTTTCCGTAATTAAGCCTGGTGCAAGAATTGGTGATATAGGTTATAGAATTCAAACTTTTGTTAAGAGCAGAGGTTTTTCTGTTCTGCGTGATTATACAGGACATGGAGTTGGGAAAAGACTTCACGAAGATCCCCCAATTCCTAATTTTGGGAGTGTTAATACAGGCTTTCCACTTAAACCTGGAATGACTTTGGCAATAGAGCCTATGATAACTGCTGGTGATTATAGAGTTTACACTGATAAAAATGGTTGGACGGTAAAAACTGTTGATGGCTCAAATAGTGCTCATTATGAACATACAATTGCTGTTCTTGATGGTAGCGTAGAGATTCTTACGGAGTAG
- a CDS encoding adenylate kinase: MKKRLVFLGPPGSGKDTQGKMISEELNIPHISSGDMIRKEIYDGTPFGMRFKELTESGALVPDSFMNEFFKHKLDDFVLANGFILNGFPRTVPQAEFLNEYLKKVSATIDIVIFFNVSTDILIKRLSGRRICPKCHAVYNVYFSPPKVDGVCDKCKEKLIIRKDDEEEAVKKRIEVYFNETLPLVDFYTNLGLLKNLDASLPVFDVKERLLGELNDCN; the protein is encoded by the coding sequence ATGAAGAAACGCCTTGTTTTTCTTGGGCCTCCAGGGTCTGGAAAAGATACGCAAGGTAAAATGATTTCGGAAGAACTTAATATACCGCATATTTCATCTGGTGATATGATAAGAAAAGAAATTTACGACGGCACGCCGTTTGGTATGAGGTTTAAAGAACTGACTGAGAGTGGTGCTCTTGTTCCTGATAGTTTTATGAACGAGTTCTTTAAACACAAACTTGATGATTTTGTTTTGGCGAACGGATTTATCTTGAATGGCTTTCCAAGAACTGTTCCTCAAGCAGAGTTTTTAAATGAATATCTTAAAAAAGTTAGCGCCACTATTGACATTGTTATTTTCTTTAATGTGTCAACAGATATCCTTATTAAAAGGCTTTCTGGAAGAAGAATTTGCCCAAAATGTCATGCGGTTTACAATGTGTATTTTTCTCCTCCAAAAGTAGATGGTGTTTGTGATAAGTGTAAAGAGAAACTTATAATAAGAAAAGACGACGAAGAAGAAGCTGTAAAAAAACGTATTGAAGTCTACTTTAATGAAACACTTCCTCTTGTTGATTTTTATACTAATTTGGGTTTACTTAAAAATCTAGATGCTTCATTGCCAGTGTTCGATGTTAAAGAGAGGTTGTTGGGGGAGTTAAATGATTGTAATTAA
- the secY gene encoding preprotein translocase subunit SecY: protein MWETIRRAFKLKELRQRIYFTLFLFILFRLGTYIPVIGIDRTQIASIISQGGFLALMDLFSGGGYTNFSIFALSVFPYINASIILQLLTYVIPSLEALVKEGGEEGQRKIAQYTRYLTVLLAALQAFSVIVIFRNYLVNQSILLKIVIMASLIAGSYLVLWLGEIMTERGIGNGVSLIIFAGIISRIPVSFAEIVQKLSVQAVSIASVIGEFLAFFVLLVLVIFAYQSERRIPVQYAKRIVGRKVYGGQTTYIPLRLIQAGVLPIIFAVSFMAFPATVGQFFPNSWFNTRIAQPIFGNPTGIWYNIIYFFLIVGFTFFYTEMTYDPIKLSDDLKKYGGFIPGIRPGESTAQYIGSILRKITLPTSIFLGLVAIIPNLVFRKMTITSFVFGGTSLLIIIGVALETMREVEAYLLMRQYEGFLK, encoded by the coding sequence ATGTGGGAAACAATAAGAAGAGCTTTTAAGTTAAAAGAATTACGCCAAAGAATTTATTTCACTCTATTCTTATTTATCCTTTTTAGACTTGGGACCTATATCCCTGTAATCGGAATAGATAGAACCCAAATTGCGAGTATTATTTCACAGGGTGGTTTTCTTGCTTTAATGGACTTATTTTCTGGTGGTGGTTATACAAACTTTTCAATATTTGCCTTATCGGTGTTTCCTTATATTAACGCATCAATTATTCTCCAGTTACTCACTTATGTAATACCATCTCTTGAAGCACTTGTAAAAGAGGGTGGCGAAGAAGGACAGAGAAAAATTGCTCAATATACCCGATATCTTACAGTTCTCCTTGCCGCACTTCAAGCATTTTCAGTTATCGTGATTTTTAGAAATTACCTTGTTAATCAGAGTATACTTCTAAAAATCGTTATTATGGCAAGCTTGATAGCAGGGTCCTATCTTGTTCTCTGGCTTGGTGAAATAATGACAGAAAGAGGTATTGGAAACGGTGTTTCACTCATTATCTTTGCAGGTATCATTAGTAGAATCCCCGTAAGCTTTGCAGAAATTGTTCAGAAACTTTCCGTTCAGGCAGTAAGCATTGCTTCAGTTATTGGAGAGTTTCTGGCATTTTTTGTGCTTCTTGTTCTTGTTATTTTTGCTTACCAATCCGAAAGAAGGATTCCTGTGCAGTATGCAAAAAGGATAGTTGGAAGAAAAGTGTACGGTGGACAAACTACCTATATTCCATTAAGACTTATCCAAGCTGGTGTTTTACCAATAATTTTTGCGGTGTCTTTTATGGCATTTCCAGCAACTGTCGGTCAGTTCTTTCCTAATTCTTGGTTTAACACACGGATTGCTCAACCCATTTTTGGGAATCCTACAGGTATTTGGTACAACATAATATACTTTTTCTTGATAGTTGGTTTCACTTTCTTCTATACAGAAATGACGTATGATCCCATTAAACTCTCTGATGATCTTAAAAAATATGGAGGATTTATTCCTGGAATAAGACCTGGAGAATCCACCGCTCAGTATATAGGTTCCATTTTGAGGAAAATTACTTTGCCAACTTCTATTTTCTTGGGATTAGTTGCTATAATTCCCAATCTTGTTTTTAGAAAAATGACTATAACTTCGTTTGTCTTTGGAGGAACTTCTCTTCTTATTATCATTGGAGTTGCTCTTGAAACAATGAGAGAAGTTGAAGCATATCTTTTAATGAGACAGTACGAGGGATTTTTGAAATGA
- the rplO gene encoding 50S ribosomal protein L15 — protein MKLTDLKPKEHSKKEKTRVGRGNGSGKGTYSTYGCKGQKSRSGGVKAKGFEGGQTPIYRRLPKFKGFKPLRKTEFIEINVSALERIANGKNEINLNEMFGGNVKVLGEGEINVPLVVKASKFSKQAKEKIEKANGKAEVI, from the coding sequence ATGAAACTAACTGATTTAAAGCCAAAAGAACATTCCAAAAAAGAGAAAACAAGAGTTGGTAGAGGAAATGGATCAGGTAAAGGCACCTATTCCACATACGGTTGTAAAGGACAGAAGTCTCGTTCTGGTGGTGTAAAAGCAAAGGGTTTTGAAGGTGGTCAAACCCCAATCTATAGAAGACTACCTAAGTTTAAAGGTTTTAAACCTCTTAGAAAAACAGAATTCATTGAAATTAATGTTAGTGCATTAGAGCGTATTGCAAATGGTAAAAATGAAATTAACCTTAATGAGATGTTTGGTGGCAACGTAAAAGTTTTAGGAGAAGGTGAGATTAACGTTCCTCTTGTTGTAAAAGCCTCTAAGTTCTCCAAACAGGCAAAGGAGAAGATTGAAAAGGCCAATGGGAAAGCAGAGGTAATTTAA
- the rpsE gene encoding 30S ribosomal protein S5 encodes MATNNRQSEVKEYEESLLQIDRVSKVVKGGKILRFRVAVVVGDKKGHVGVGVGKAREIPSAIQKAVNDAKRNLITVPIKNNTIPLRITMKKDTAHVFLAPAVEGTGLVAGRVVRMIAEKAGIQDLLSKSIGSSNPLNVANATLEAFKQMERIIRINELRRTKEGGSNETN; translated from the coding sequence GTGGCGACGAATAATAGACAATCTGAAGTAAAAGAATATGAAGAATCTCTTTTGCAAATTGATAGAGTTTCTAAGGTAGTTAAAGGTGGTAAAATCCTGCGTTTTAGGGTAGCGGTGGTTGTTGGTGACAAAAAAGGGCATGTTGGGGTTGGTGTAGGTAAAGCAAGAGAAATCCCTTCGGCAATACAGAAAGCTGTTAATGATGCTAAAAGAAACCTTATTACAGTTCCTATTAAAAACAACACAATCCCTCTAAGAATTACTATGAAAAAAGATACTGCACATGTTTTTCTTGCTCCAGCCGTTGAGGGAACTGGTCTTGTTGCAGGAAGAGTCGTAAGAATGATTGCTGAGAAAGCAGGCATTCAGGACTTACTTTCTAAGTCTATTGGCTCTTCCAATCCACTAAATGTTGCTAATGCAACCCTTGAGGCCTTTAAGCAAATGGAAAGAATTATTAGAATTAACGAGCTGAGAAGGACGAAGGAAGGAGGCAGTAATGAAACTAACTGA
- the rplR gene encoding 50S ribosomal protein L18 — protein MIKIISRNESRKIRHKRIRKILKGTSAKPRLSIYISLKQVYAQLIDDENGNTLVSVSTTEKGLKEDLKGKNLTEKAKVVGKLTAERALEKGVNTVVFDRSGYGYHGRVKALAEEARKAGLQF, from the coding sequence ATGATTAAGATAATTTCAAGAAATGAATCAAGAAAAATAAGGCACAAAAGAATTAGAAAAATACTTAAAGGCACAAGTGCTAAACCAAGGCTATCAATTTATATTAGCCTAAAACAGGTTTATGCACAGTTGATTGACGATGAAAATGGTAATACTCTTGTTTCTGTTTCTACAACTGAAAAGGGCCTCAAAGAAGATTTAAAAGGCAAAAATCTTACAGAGAAGGCAAAAGTTGTAGGTAAATTAACTGCTGAAAGAGCACTTGAAAAAGGAGTTAATACGGTGGTGTTTGATAGATCTGGTTATGGGTATCATGGAAGAGTGAAAGCTCTTGCAGAAGAAGCAAGAAAAGCTGGATTGCAATTCTAA
- the rplF gene encoding 50S ribosomal protein L6, with the protein MSRIGKKPILIPSNVKVSILDNNTVEVKGPKGALVKSFHPEIKIELIDNSVVVSRNSDKPFYKALHGTVRALLNNMVVGVSSGFSKRLVLNEKTYKCTVQGNKVQFNLGYSHPIILDIPQGLSVNVDGNIITVSGIDKEHIGQFAQKIRHLRKVDPYKVKGIIYEGEKIRRKAGKTVATGK; encoded by the coding sequence ATGTCACGTATAGGCAAAAAACCGATTTTAATACCTTCTAACGTTAAGGTTAGCATTCTTGATAATAATACCGTTGAAGTAAAAGGTCCTAAGGGGGCTCTTGTAAAAAGTTTCCATCCTGAGATAAAGATTGAATTAATCGATAACTCTGTTGTTGTTTCAAGGAATTCTGATAAACCATTTTATAAGGCACTCCATGGCACTGTAAGGGCTTTATTAAATAACATGGTAGTTGGAGTAAGTAGTGGTTTTTCAAAAAGGCTGGTATTAAATGAAAAGACTTACAAGTGCACTGTCCAAGGGAATAAGGTTCAGTTCAATTTAGGTTATAGTCACCCTATTATTCTTGACATTCCTCAGGGTCTTTCTGTTAATGTTGATGGAAACATTATTACTGTTTCGGGTATTGACAAAGAACACATTGGGCAATTTGCTCAGAAAATAAGACATCTTAGAAAAGTTGATCCTTATAAAGTTAAAGGTATCATTTATGAAGGCGAAAAGATCAGGCGTAAAGCTGGAAAGACCGTTGCAACTGGAAAATAA
- the rpsH gene encoding 30S ribosomal protein S8, with amino-acid sequence MVNDLVSDVLIRIKNASNAKHQFVLVPSSKIIVDVLKVMKDEGFIKDFELVSVDAKPYVKIHLRYGPNKEPYILGVKRISKPGRRIYVGKDDLPKVFDGFGIAVISTPRGIVSDREARKLGQGGEVLCFVW; translated from the coding sequence ATGGTTAATGATTTAGTTTCCGATGTGCTTATAAGGATTAAAAATGCAAGTAACGCTAAACACCAGTTTGTTTTGGTTCCTTCTTCCAAAATTATCGTTGATGTCTTAAAAGTCATGAAAGATGAAGGTTTTATAAAAGATTTTGAACTTGTTTCTGTCGACGCAAAACCCTACGTAAAGATACATCTAAGATATGGACCTAATAAGGAGCCGTATATTCTAGGAGTAAAAAGAATAAGTAAACCTGGAAGAAGAATTTACGTTGGAAAAGATGATCTTCCAAAAGTGTTTGATGGATTTGGTATAGCAGTAATTTCCACACCAAGAGGTATTGTTAGCGATAGAGAAGCAAGAAAACTTGGTCAAGGTGGAGAAGTTTTATGTTTTGTGTGGTAG
- a CDS encoding type Z 30S ribosomal protein S14, with protein MARKAMIEKSQKTPKFKVRQHNRCKICGRTRGYFSKFGICRLCLRKLALRGELPGVKKASW; from the coding sequence ATGGCAAGAAAGGCAATGATTGAAAAATCGCAAAAAACACCTAAATTTAAGGTTAGACAGCACAATAGATGCAAGATATGTGGTAGAACCCGTGGATACTTTAGTAAATTTGGAATATGCAGACTCTGTTTAAGAAAGCTTGCTCTTAGAGGCGAACTTCCAGGTGTTAAAAAGGCAAGTTGGTAA
- the rplE gene encoding 50S ribosomal protein L5, translating into MGKKISFKIDNKLENLLSEKLPQSPLKVKYETEVKKKMMEKFGYKNVMQVPKIYAIAINRGIGEANENPAALEKTIQEFVLIARQKPAISRAKKSIASFRVREGAPIGVRVTLRGNRMYTFFEKLINNALPRIRDFKGLSPNSFDGRGNYTFGIKEQLIFPEIEYDMVDKVRGFDVTIITTAKTDEEAKALLEFMGFPFRKN; encoded by the coding sequence ATGGGAAAGAAGATTTCATTTAAGATTGATAACAAACTCGAAAATTTACTTTCTGAAAAGTTACCTCAGTCTCCTTTGAAAGTAAAATATGAAACTGAGGTAAAAAAGAAAATGATGGAAAAATTTGGTTATAAAAATGTTATGCAGGTGCCTAAGATCTATGCAATTGCCATCAATAGAGGTATTGGTGAAGCAAATGAAAATCCTGCTGCACTTGAAAAGACAATACAAGAGTTTGTATTAATTGCAAGGCAAAAGCCTGCTATTTCAAGGGCAAAAAAATCTATCGCATCTTTTAGAGTTAGAGAAGGTGCTCCAATTGGAGTTAGAGTAACCCTTAGAGGAAATAGAATGTATACGTTCTTTGAGAAACTTATCAATAATGCTCTTCCAAGGATTAGAGATTTTAAGGGATTGTCACCTAACTCATTTGATGGAAGAGGTAACTATACTTTTGGTATAAAGGAACAGCTCATTTTCCCTGAAATTGAATACGATATGGTGGATAAGGTAAGGGGCTTTGATGTCACTATTATAACTACAGCAAAAACTGACGAAGAAGCAAAAGCTCTTTTAGAGTTTATGGGCTTTCCTTTTAGAAAGAATTAG